One genomic segment of Stenotrophomonas sp. 704A1 includes these proteins:
- a CDS encoding class II 3-deoxy-7-phosphoheptulonate synthase: MSLSAVPPAPDPATGAVWSPESWRGKTALQMPTYPDPVALDAALHELKRLPPLVTSWEILALKQQLADAQEGRRFLLQGGDCAENFSDCESGTISNRLKVLLQMSLVLVHGLRQPVIRVGRFAGQYAKPRSADTETRDGVTLPSYRGDVINAPAFTEAARLPDPKRMLQAHAHSAMTMNFVRALIDGGFADLHHPEYWNLEWVSHSPLAAEYQKMVASIGDAVHFMETLAGARVHNLNRIDFYTSHEALLLPYEQALTRQVPRQQGWLNLSTHYPWIGMRTAALDGAHVEYLRGVRNPIAIKVGPSVTPDQLLRLIDVLNPDDEPGRLSFIHRMGAAQIAQKLPPLLDAVKRDGRRVLWVCDAMHGNTESTANGFKTRRFDNVRGEVEMSFDLHAAAGTRLGGVHLELTGEDVTECTGGARELTERDLERAYRSTVDPRLNYEQSLEIAMAIVRKQSR, translated from the coding sequence ATGAGCCTGTCCGCCGTTCCGCCCGCTCCTGATCCTGCCACTGGCGCTGTCTGGTCGCCGGAGAGCTGGCGTGGCAAGACCGCGCTGCAGATGCCGACCTATCCCGACCCGGTGGCGCTGGACGCGGCCCTTCATGAGTTGAAGCGGTTGCCGCCGCTGGTGACGTCCTGGGAGATCCTGGCACTGAAGCAGCAGTTGGCCGATGCGCAGGAAGGCAGGCGCTTCCTGCTGCAGGGCGGCGACTGTGCCGAGAACTTCAGCGACTGCGAGTCGGGCACCATCTCCAACAGGTTGAAGGTGCTGCTGCAGATGAGCCTGGTGCTGGTGCACGGCCTGCGCCAGCCGGTGATCCGCGTCGGCCGCTTTGCCGGCCAGTATGCCAAGCCGCGTTCGGCCGATACCGAGACCCGCGACGGCGTGACGCTGCCCAGCTACCGCGGCGACGTCATCAATGCGCCGGCGTTCACCGAGGCGGCGCGGCTGCCGGATCCGAAGCGGATGCTGCAGGCGCACGCGCATTCGGCGATGACGATGAACTTCGTGCGTGCGCTGATCGATGGCGGCTTCGCCGACCTGCACCACCCCGAGTACTGGAACCTGGAATGGGTGAGCCATTCGCCGCTGGCTGCCGAGTACCAGAAGATGGTGGCCTCGATCGGTGATGCGGTGCATTTCATGGAGACCCTGGCCGGGGCCCGTGTGCACAATCTCAACCGCATCGATTTCTACACCTCGCATGAAGCGCTGCTGCTGCCCTACGAGCAGGCGCTGACCCGGCAGGTGCCGCGCCAGCAGGGCTGGTTGAACCTGAGCACGCACTACCCCTGGATCGGCATGCGTACCGCCGCGCTTGATGGGGCCCACGTGGAGTACCTGCGTGGCGTGCGCAACCCGATCGCGATCAAGGTGGGCCCGTCGGTGACGCCGGACCAGCTGCTGCGCCTGATCGACGTGCTCAATCCGGATGACGAGCCCGGCCGCCTGAGCTTCATCCACCGCATGGGCGCGGCGCAGATCGCGCAGAAGCTGCCGCCGCTGCTGGACGCGGTGAAGCGCGATGGCCGCCGCGTGCTGTGGGTCTGCGATGCGATGCATGGCAACACCGAGAGCACGGCCAATGGCTTCAAGACGCGGCGCTTCGACAACGTGCGTGGCGAGGTCGAGATGTCGTTCGACCTGCATGCGGCGGCGGGTACGCGCCTGGGCGGCGTGCATCTGGAACTGACCGGTGAAGACGTCACCGAATGCACCGGCGGCGCGCGTGAGCTGACCGAGCGTGACCTGGAGCGCGCCTACCGTTCCACGGTGGACCCGCGGTTGAACTACGAGCAGTCGCTGGAGATTGCGATGGCGATCGTGCGCAAGCAGAGCAGGTGA
- a CDS encoding mechanosensitive ion channel family protein, producing MRDPVRSCVEVEVARVRWEHMQAYAWPLGLALVIGGIGAWLILWIYHRLKGRDRRRARIGRVLGLPLATALPLLLLIPALQATPLQDPLLGNLQRVLHISLVACFVWLLVRGVSAIERAILRSNPIDVADNLEARRIQTQTRVLSRVIMGGIIVLGASLVLLQFDMVAKIGSALLASAGLIGLVAGIAAKPVFGNLIAGLQIAVTQPIRLDDVVIVEGEWGRVEEIGSSYVVVRIWDERRMVVPLTWFIENPFQNWTRRSADLLGTAFLWLDYRAPIAAIRAELERICQGQPLWDGRVCVTQVTETSERAIQVRLLVSARSSGDAFDLRCLVRERMLDFLAREHPQALPQLRARLQQDDELDMPRGPRARTADVRSPGAEDGEAAIVPVEQEPER from the coding sequence ATGCGCGACCCTGTCCGCTCCTGTGTTGAGGTGGAGGTGGCAAGGGTGCGTTGGGAGCACATGCAGGCCTATGCGTGGCCGTTGGGACTGGCGCTGGTGATCGGCGGCATCGGTGCGTGGCTGATCCTTTGGATATATCACCGGCTGAAGGGGCGCGATCGACGCCGTGCACGCATCGGGCGCGTGCTCGGCCTGCCGCTGGCCACGGCGTTGCCGCTGCTGTTGCTGATTCCCGCGCTGCAGGCGACGCCGCTGCAGGATCCGCTGCTGGGCAATCTGCAACGGGTGCTGCATATCAGCCTGGTGGCCTGTTTCGTCTGGCTGCTGGTCCGGGGTGTCAGCGCCATCGAGCGCGCCATCCTGCGCAGCAACCCGATCGACGTGGCCGACAACCTGGAAGCGCGCCGCATCCAGACCCAGACCCGTGTGCTCAGCCGGGTGATCATGGGCGGCATCATCGTCCTCGGCGCCTCGCTGGTGCTGCTGCAGTTCGACATGGTGGCCAAGATCGGTTCGGCACTGCTGGCCTCGGCGGGCCTGATCGGCCTGGTGGCCGGTATCGCCGCCAAGCCGGTGTTCGGCAATCTGATCGCCGGCCTGCAGATCGCGGTGACACAGCCGATCCGGCTCGATGATGTGGTGATCGTGGAGGGCGAGTGGGGGCGCGTCGAGGAAATCGGCAGCAGCTATGTGGTGGTGCGGATCTGGGATGAGCGGCGGATGGTGGTGCCGCTGACCTGGTTCATCGAGAACCCGTTCCAGAACTGGACGCGGCGCAGCGCCGACCTGCTGGGCACTGCGTTCCTGTGGCTGGATTACCGGGCGCCGATCGCAGCGATCCGCGCCGAGCTGGAGCGGATCTGCCAGGGCCAGCCGCTCTGGGACGGGCGGGTGTGCGTGACCCAGGTGACCGAGACCAGCGAGCGCGCGATCCAGGTGCGCCTGCTGGTCAGTGCGCGCAGTTCCGGTGATGCCTTCGATCTGCGCTGCCTGGTGCGTGAGCGCATGCTGGACTTCCTGGCCCGCGAGCATCCGCAGGCGCTGCCGCAGCTGCGGGCGCGGCTGCAGCAGGATGATGAGCTGGACATGCCGCGCGGGCCGCGTGCACGCACGGCGGATGTGCGCTCGCCCGGTGCGGAAGACGGGGAGGCGGCGATCGTGCCGGTGGAGCAGGAACCCGAACGCTAG
- a CDS encoding amidase has protein sequence MRLSLPPLLSCLIAALPAALAAGCSPATPTAHAGEPTSSNVPFPYAETELSDLQARMVAGELDSSTLTAAYLKRIAALDRAGPRLRAVIELNPDALKDAAERDRERRAGRLRGPLHGIPVLLKDNINAAPMATSAGSLALQGFRPGDAYLVQRLREAGAVVLGKTNLSEWANFRGNDSISGWSARGGQTRNPYRLSHSPCGSSSGSAVAVAANLAAVAIGTETDGSIVCPAAINGVVGLKPTVGLVSREGIIPISFSQDTAGPMARSVADAAAVLTAIAGRDDADPATATMPGRAVYDYTARLDMQGLRGKRLGLLQTPLLKYRGMPPLVQQAVAELRRAGAVVVPVELPNQGAWADAERTVLLYEFKAGLERYFATYRAPLRSLAELIAFNEAHPGQELGLFGQELLLEAEATPGLADPAYIRARSDARRLAGPDGIDAALAAQQLDALIAPTTGIAWPLRSTGDDFPGESYSVAAVAGYPSLTVPMGQIDGLPAGLLFMGTAWSEPKLIEMAYAYEQRTRARRPPHFDTDALIESGDP, from the coding sequence ATGCGCCTGTCCCTGCCGCCCCTCCTGTCGTGCCTGATCGCCGCGCTGCCTGCGGCGCTTGCCGCTGGCTGCAGCCCGGCCACGCCTACCGCCCACGCCGGCGAACCGACGAGCAGCAACGTGCCCTTCCCCTACGCCGAAACCGAACTGTCCGACCTGCAGGCCCGGATGGTTGCCGGTGAACTGGACAGCAGCACCCTCACCGCGGCCTACCTCAAGCGCATCGCTGCGCTGGACCGCGCCGGGCCGCGCCTGCGCGCGGTGATCGAGCTCAATCCCGATGCGCTGAAGGACGCCGCCGAGCGCGACCGTGAACGCCGCGCCGGCCGCCTGCGCGGCCCACTGCACGGCATTCCGGTGCTGCTGAAAGACAACATCAACGCAGCGCCAATGGCCACCAGCGCCGGGTCGCTGGCCCTGCAGGGCTTCCGGCCCGGCGATGCCTATCTGGTGCAGCGCCTGCGCGAAGCCGGTGCGGTGGTGCTGGGCAAGACCAACCTGAGCGAGTGGGCCAACTTCCGCGGCAACGATTCCATTTCCGGCTGGAGCGCGCGCGGCGGCCAGACCCGCAACCCCTACCGGCTCAGCCATTCGCCCTGCGGATCCAGCAGCGGCAGCGCGGTGGCCGTGGCCGCCAACCTGGCGGCCGTGGCGATCGGCACCGAAACCGACGGCAGCATCGTCTGCCCGGCGGCGATCAACGGCGTGGTCGGGCTGAAGCCGACGGTCGGCCTGGTCAGCCGCGAAGGGATCATCCCGATCTCCTTCAGCCAGGACACCGCCGGGCCGATGGCACGCAGCGTGGCCGATGCCGCCGCCGTCCTGACCGCCATCGCCGGACGCGATGACGCCGACCCGGCCACGGCAACCATGCCCGGGCGCGCGGTCTACGACTACACCGCGCGCCTGGACATGCAGGGCCTGCGCGGCAAGCGGCTGGGCCTGCTGCAGACGCCATTGCTCAAGTACCGTGGCATGCCGCCCCTGGTTCAACAGGCCGTGGCCGAACTGCGCCGGGCCGGCGCGGTGGTGGTGCCGGTGGAACTGCCCAACCAGGGGGCCTGGGCCGATGCCGAGCGTACGGTCCTGCTGTACGAATTCAAGGCCGGGCTGGAGCGCTATTTCGCCACCTATCGGGCGCCCCTGCGCAGCCTGGCCGAACTGATCGCCTTCAATGAGGCCCACCCTGGCCAGGAACTGGGCCTGTTCGGCCAGGAGCTGCTGCTGGAAGCGGAGGCCACGCCCGGCCTGGCCGATCCGGCCTACATCCGCGCGCGCAGCGACGCTCGCCGGCTGGCCGGCCCTGACGGCATCGACGCCGCACTGGCGGCACAGCAGCTGGATGCCCTGATCGCCCCCACCACCGGAATAGCGTGGCCACTGCGCAGCACCGGCGATGACTTCCCCGGCGAGAGCTACAGCGTCGCCGCCGTGGCCGGCTACCCCAGCCTGACCGTGCCGATGGGGCAGATCGACGGGCTGCCGGCCGGCCTGCTGTTCATGGGCACCGCCTGGAGCGAGCCGAAGCTGATCGAAATGGCCTACGCCTATGAGCAGCGGACCCGCGCGCGGCGCCCACCGCACTTCGACACCGACGCCCTGATCGAATCCGGCGATCCGTGA
- a CDS encoding DUF2127 domain-containing protein: MSQNGYNPDPHRHPGLHVIALLEASKAMLALLAATGLEILGPQPLRDGVNALIRRFSLDPDHGTLPSLLNMISPDAVHLAAAAMVGYGLLHLVEAWGLWRARAWASWLGCLTAALYLPFDVYAIVRHPGWASWSVLVVNLIVVYVLARDLRKRHP, translated from the coding sequence GTGAGCCAGAACGGCTACAACCCGGATCCACACCGGCATCCGGGCCTCCATGTCATCGCCCTGCTCGAAGCGAGCAAGGCGATGCTGGCGTTGCTGGCGGCCACCGGGCTGGAAATCCTCGGCCCGCAACCGCTTCGCGACGGCGTCAATGCCCTGATCCGGCGTTTCAGCCTGGACCCGGATCACGGCACCCTGCCCTCGCTGTTGAACATGATCAGCCCCGATGCGGTGCACCTGGCCGCCGCGGCGATGGTCGGCTACGGCCTGCTGCACCTGGTCGAAGCCTGGGGCCTCTGGCGGGCCAGGGCCTGGGCCTCGTGGCTCGGCTGCCTGACCGCAGCGCTGTACCTGCCCTTCGACGTCTACGCGATCGTGCGCCATCCCGGCTGGGCCTCGTGGAGCGTCCTGGTGGTCAACCTGATCGTGGTCTACGTGCTGGCGCGCGACCTGCGCAAGCGCCACCCCTGA
- the typA gene encoding translational GTPase TypA, with amino-acid sequence MSIENLRNIAIVAHVDHGKTTLVDQLLKQSGTLSERTVLAERVMDSNDQEKERGITILAKNTAITWEDKRTGVKNRINIVDTPGHADFGGEVERVLSMVDTVLILVDAMDGPMPQTRFVTQKAFAMGFKPIVVVNKVDRPGSRPEWVIDQVFDLFDKLGATNEQLDFPIVYASALNGYAGLEDTVRDGDMTPLYEAIMQHAPKPEVDPEGPFQMRISQLDYNNFVGVIGIGRIQRGTLKKNMQVAVIDREGKKRNGKVLQVLGFLGLERIEQDSAEAGDIVAISGIQELTISDTICAPDTPEALPALTVDEPTISMTFQVNNSPFAGNKDLSGGKFLTSRQIKDRLDREKVHNVALKVEQLEDADKFLVSGRGELHLSVLIENMRREGYELAVSRPEVIIKEIDGQQMEPIEQLVVDIEEVHQGGVMEKLGTRKGQLKNMESDGKGRVRLEYQIPARGLIGFQNEFKTLTQGSGLLFHVFDHYGPKEQGAIAKRINGVMIANAPGTTPAYSLGPLQERGKLFAAEGDNVYEGQLVGIHSKDNDLTVNAIKTKPLTNMRASGKDDAIQLTPAIKYSLEQALDFIEDDELVEITPKEIRLRKKFLTESDRKKASRGG; translated from the coding sequence ATGTCCATCGAAAATCTTCGCAACATCGCCATCGTCGCCCACGTCGACCATGGCAAGACCACCCTGGTCGACCAGCTGCTGAAGCAGTCCGGCACCCTGTCCGAGCGTACCGTCCTCGCCGAGCGCGTGATGGACAGCAACGACCAGGAAAAGGAACGCGGCATCACCATCCTGGCCAAGAACACGGCCATCACCTGGGAAGACAAGCGGACCGGCGTCAAGAACCGCATCAACATCGTCGACACCCCCGGCCACGCCGACTTCGGCGGTGAGGTCGAGCGCGTGCTGTCGATGGTCGACACCGTGCTGATCCTGGTCGACGCGATGGACGGCCCGATGCCGCAGACCCGCTTCGTCACCCAGAAGGCCTTCGCGATGGGCTTCAAGCCGATCGTCGTGGTCAACAAGGTCGACCGCCCGGGTTCGCGCCCGGAGTGGGTGATCGACCAGGTGTTCGACCTGTTCGACAAGCTCGGCGCCACCAACGAACAGCTGGACTTCCCGATCGTCTACGCCTCGGCCCTGAACGGCTATGCCGGCCTGGAAGACACCGTGCGTGACGGCGACATGACCCCGCTGTACGAAGCGATCATGCAGCACGCGCCGAAGCCGGAAGTGGACCCGGAAGGTCCGTTCCAGATGCGCATCAGCCAGCTGGACTACAACAACTTCGTGGGCGTGATCGGCATCGGCCGCATCCAGCGCGGCACCCTGAAGAAGAACATGCAGGTCGCGGTCATCGACCGTGAAGGCAAGAAGCGCAACGGCAAGGTGCTGCAGGTGCTGGGCTTCCTCGGCCTGGAGCGCATCGAGCAGGATTCGGCCGAGGCCGGCGACATCGTCGCCATCTCGGGCATCCAGGAGCTGACCATCTCCGACACCATCTGCGCCCCGGACACCCCCGAAGCGCTGCCGGCACTGACCGTCGACGAGCCGACCATCTCGATGACCTTCCAGGTCAACAACTCGCCGTTCGCCGGCAACAAGGACCTGTCCGGTGGCAAGTTCCTGACCAGCCGCCAGATCAAGGACCGCCTGGACCGTGAAAAGGTCCACAACGTCGCGCTGAAGGTCGAGCAGCTGGAAGACGCCGACAAGTTCCTGGTCTCCGGCCGTGGCGAACTGCATCTGTCGGTGCTGATCGAGAACATGCGTCGCGAAGGCTACGAGCTGGCCGTGTCGCGTCCGGAAGTGATCATCAAGGAAATCGACGGCCAGCAGATGGAGCCGATCGAGCAGCTGGTCGTGGACATCGAAGAAGTCCACCAGGGCGGCGTGATGGAAAAGCTGGGCACCCGCAAGGGCCAGCTGAAGAACATGGAATCGGACGGCAAGGGCCGTGTGCGCCTGGAATACCAGATCCCGGCCCGTGGCCTGATCGGTTTCCAGAACGAGTTCAAGACCCTCACCCAGGGCTCGGGCCTGCTGTTCCACGTGTTCGACCACTACGGTCCGAAGGAACAGGGCGCGATCGCCAAGCGCATCAACGGCGTGATGATCGCCAATGCGCCGGGCACCACGCCGGCCTACTCGCTGGGCCCGCTGCAGGAGCGCGGCAAGCTGTTCGCTGCTGAAGGCGACAACGTGTACGAAGGTCAGCTGGTCGGCATCCACTCCAAGGACAACGACCTGACCGTCAACGCGATCAAGACCAAGCCGCTGACCAACATGCGCGCTTCGGGCAAGGACGATGCGATCCAGCTGACTCCGGCGATCAAGTACTCGCTGGAACAGGCCCTGGACTTCATCGAAGACGACGAGCTGGTCGAGATCACCCCGAAGGAGATCCGTCTGCGCAAGAAGTTCCTGACCGAAAGCGACCGCAAGAAGGCTTCGCGCGGCGGCTGA
- a CDS encoding peptidylprolyl isomerase — MSLIATFDTTQGPIKVELFADKAPLTVANFVNLVKQGFYDGLIFHRVIPDFMIQGGCPQGRGTGGPGYKFEDEKNGVKHQVGSLSMANAGPNTNGSQFFITHIKTDWLDGKHTVFGQVLEGQAIVDSVKQGDVIHSITLEGDADAVLAAQADRVSEWNKILAA, encoded by the coding sequence ATGTCCCTCATCGCCACTTTCGACACCACCCAGGGCCCGATCAAGGTCGAGCTGTTCGCTGACAAGGCGCCGCTGACGGTGGCCAACTTCGTGAACCTGGTCAAGCAGGGCTTCTATGACGGCCTGATCTTCCACCGCGTGATTCCCGATTTCATGATCCAGGGCGGCTGCCCGCAGGGTCGTGGCACCGGCGGCCCGGGCTACAAGTTCGAAGACGAGAAGAACGGCGTCAAGCACCAGGTCGGCTCGCTGTCGATGGCCAACGCCGGCCCGAACACCAACGGCAGCCAGTTCTTCATCACCCACATCAAGACCGACTGGCTGGACGGCAAGCACACCGTGTTCGGCCAGGTCCTGGAAGGCCAGGCGATCGTCGATTCGGTCAAGCAGGGCGATGTGATCCATTCGATCACCCTGGAAGGCGACGCCGACGCCGTGCTCGCCGCACAGGCCGACCGCGTGAGCGAGTGGAACAAGATCCTCGCCGCCTGA
- a CDS encoding malate dehydrogenase produces MKAPVRVAVTGAAGQIGYALLFRIASGEMLGKDQPVILQLLELPVDKAQAALKGVMMELEDCAFPLLAGMVGTDDAEVAFKDADIALLVGARPRGPGMERKDLLLENAKIFTAQGAALNKVAKRDVKVLVVGNPANTNAYIAMKSAPDLNPRNFTAMLRLDHNRALSQLSTKLGKPVAGMEKLVVWGNHSPTMYPDYRFATADGASIADAINDQEWNANTFIPTVGKRGAAIIEARGSSSAASAANAAIDHVRDWVLGSNGKWVTMGVPSDGSYGIPEGVIFGFAVTTENGEYTLVKDLPVDDFSQKYIDKTLAELEEERAGVAHLLG; encoded by the coding sequence ATGAAAGCACCTGTTCGTGTTGCCGTGACCGGCGCCGCCGGCCAGATCGGCTACGCCCTGCTGTTCCGTATCGCCTCGGGCGAAATGCTGGGCAAGGACCAGCCGGTCATCCTGCAGCTGCTGGAGCTGCCGGTCGACAAGGCCCAGGCCGCCCTGAAGGGCGTGATGATGGAACTGGAAGACTGCGCGTTCCCGCTGCTGGCCGGCATGGTCGGCACCGACGACGCCGAAGTGGCCTTCAAGGATGCCGACATCGCCCTGCTGGTCGGCGCGCGCCCGCGCGGCCCGGGCATGGAGCGCAAGGACCTGCTGCTGGAAAACGCCAAGATCTTCACCGCCCAGGGCGCCGCGCTGAACAAGGTCGCCAAGCGTGACGTCAAGGTGCTGGTGGTCGGCAACCCGGCCAACACCAACGCCTACATCGCCATGAAGTCGGCGCCGGACCTGAATCCGCGCAACTTCACCGCGATGCTGCGCCTGGACCACAACCGTGCCCTGAGCCAGCTGTCGACCAAGCTCGGCAAGCCGGTGGCCGGCATGGAGAAGCTGGTGGTGTGGGGCAACCACAGCCCGACCATGTACCCGGACTACCGCTTCGCCACCGCCGACGGTGCGTCGATCGCCGATGCGATCAACGATCAGGAATGGAACGCCAACACCTTCATCCCGACCGTGGGCAAGCGCGGCGCGGCGATCATCGAGGCCCGTGGCTCGTCCTCGGCTGCCTCGGCCGCCAACGCAGCGATCGACCACGTGCGTGACTGGGTGCTGGGCAGCAACGGCAAGTGGGTCACCATGGGCGTGCCGTCCGACGGTTCCTACGGCATTCCGGAAGGCGTGATCTTCGGCTTCGCGGTGACCACCGAGAATGGCGAATACACCCTGGTCAAGGATCTGCCGGTCGACGACTTCAGCCAGAAGTACATCGACAAGACCCTGGCCGAGCTGGAAGAAGAGCGCGCCGGCGTCGCCCATCTGCTGGGTTGA
- a CDS encoding RluA family pseudouridine synthase, which translates to MIHLHYIDDALLVAEKPAGLLSVPGRSAGNQDCVVARLQRRYPDALTVHRLDQVTSGLLLHARGKEMQVALSMQFEQRRVGKCYEAVVQGVIESDAGEVDLPLIVDWPNRPKQMVDHERGKPALTRWRVLARDVEARRTRVALEPITGRSHQLRLHMASLGHPIIGDVLYDAASAQRVHLHARSLRFTHPVTGEALAFESAVPF; encoded by the coding sequence ATGATCCATCTGCACTACATCGACGACGCGCTGCTGGTCGCCGAGAAGCCCGCCGGGCTGCTGTCCGTGCCCGGCCGCAGTGCCGGGAACCAGGACTGCGTGGTCGCGCGCCTGCAGCGGCGGTACCCGGATGCGTTGACCGTGCACCGCCTGGACCAGGTGACGTCCGGCCTGCTGCTGCACGCGCGCGGCAAGGAGATGCAGGTGGCGTTGTCGATGCAGTTCGAGCAGCGCCGGGTCGGCAAGTGCTACGAAGCGGTCGTGCAGGGCGTGATCGAAAGCGATGCCGGTGAAGTGGACCTGCCGCTGATCGTGGACTGGCCGAACCGGCCGAAGCAGATGGTCGACCATGAGCGCGGCAAGCCGGCGCTGACGCGTTGGCGCGTGCTGGCCCGCGATGTTGAAGCGCGGCGCACGCGCGTGGCGCTGGAACCGATCACTGGCCGCAGCCATCAGCTGCGGTTGCACATGGCCAGTCTTGGCCATCCCATCATTGGCGACGTGCTGTATGACGCCGCGTCGGCGCAGCGGGTGCACCTGCACGCGCGCAGCCTGCGGTTCACCCACCCGGTGACGGGCGAAGCGCTCGCGTTCGAGTCCGCGGTTCCGTTCTAG
- the prpE gene encoding propionate--CoA ligase, whose translation MNYEETYRRSIDEPEAFWGEEAKRIHWHKPPQQVLDYSNPPFRRWFVGGETNLCYNAVDRHLADRADQLALVAISTETNTTREITYRQLYREVNDFAAVLRRLGVGHGDRVVIYMPNMAEAVFAMLACARIGAVHSVVFGGFAAHNLALRIDDATPKLLIAADAGMRGGKLIPYKAMVDAACAEASRPPPHVLIVSRGLDPAEPRVPGRDVDYAALRAQVGETDVPVQWLESSEPSYLLYTSGTTGKPKGVQRDVGGYAVAMAQSMQTVFDCQPGQVMFSTSDVGWAVGHSYNVYGPLIGGCTSLLYEGLPTNPDPGIWWALCEQYNVRTMFSSPTAIRVLKKHDADFIHRHDLDALKYLFLAGEPLDEPTAHWISDALGKPIIDNYWQTETGWPALTLLPGLDMKPVRFGSPGFPNLGYRMKVIDENTGEEVAAGQKGVLVVTPPLPPGCMSTVWNDDNRFLQSYFSHFKELLYSSLDWAIRDDEGYTFILGRTDDVINVAGHRLGTREIEEAISSHPRVAEAAVIGVKDELKGQVPLVFVTLKQGLDGADPAPVVAEMMATVTASLGAVARPAHVHVVNALPKTRSGKLLRRSLQALAEQRDPGDLSTLDDPGALEEIRRALGRL comes from the coding sequence ATGAACTACGAGGAAACCTACCGGCGCTCGATCGACGAGCCGGAGGCGTTCTGGGGTGAGGAAGCCAAGCGCATCCATTGGCACAAACCGCCACAGCAGGTGCTCGACTACAGCAATCCGCCGTTCCGGCGCTGGTTCGTCGGCGGCGAGACCAATCTCTGCTACAACGCCGTCGACCGCCATCTGGCCGATCGTGCCGACCAGCTCGCGCTGGTGGCCATCTCCACCGAAACCAACACCACGCGCGAGATCACCTACCGCCAGCTGTACCGCGAGGTGAACGATTTCGCAGCCGTGCTCCGGCGCCTGGGCGTGGGGCATGGCGATCGCGTGGTGATCTACATGCCGAACATGGCCGAGGCGGTGTTCGCCATGCTTGCCTGCGCCCGCATCGGTGCGGTGCATTCGGTGGTGTTCGGTGGCTTCGCCGCGCACAACCTCGCACTGCGCATCGACGACGCCACGCCGAAGCTGCTGATCGCGGCCGATGCCGGCATGCGCGGTGGCAAGCTTATTCCGTACAAGGCGATGGTCGACGCGGCCTGTGCCGAGGCGAGCCGCCCGCCACCGCATGTGCTGATCGTCTCGCGCGGGCTGGACCCGGCCGAACCGCGCGTGCCGGGGCGCGACGTGGACTATGCCGCGCTGCGCGCGCAGGTCGGTGAAACCGACGTGCCGGTGCAATGGCTGGAGTCCAGCGAGCCCAGCTACCTGCTGTATACCTCCGGTACCACCGGCAAGCCGAAAGGCGTGCAGCGCGATGTCGGTGGCTATGCGGTGGCGATGGCACAGTCGATGCAGACCGTGTTCGACTGCCAGCCGGGGCAGGTGATGTTCTCCACCTCCGATGTCGGCTGGGCCGTGGGCCATTCGTACAACGTGTATGGCCCGCTGATCGGCGGCTGTACCTCGCTGCTGTACGAAGGGCTGCCGACGAATCCGGACCCGGGCATCTGGTGGGCGCTGTGCGAGCAGTACAACGTGCGCACGATGTTCTCCTCGCCCACCGCCATCCGCGTGCTGAAGAAGCACGATGCGGACTTCATCCACCGTCACGACCTGGATGCGTTGAAGTACCTGTTCCTGGCCGGCGAGCCACTGGACGAGCCGACCGCGCACTGGATCAGTGACGCGCTGGGCAAGCCGATCATCGACAACTACTGGCAGACCGAAACCGGCTGGCCGGCGTTGACCCTGCTGCCAGGCCTGGACATGAAGCCGGTCCGCTTCGGTTCGCCCGGTTTTCCCAACCTGGGCTACCGCATGAAGGTGATCGACGAGAACACCGGTGAGGAAGTGGCCGCCGGGCAGAAGGGCGTGCTGGTGGTGACGCCGCCGCTGCCGCCCGGTTGCATGAGCACGGTGTGGAACGACGACAACCGGTTCCTGCAGAGCTATTTCAGCCACTTCAAGGAACTGCTGTACAGCTCGCTGGACTGGGCGATCCGCGATGACGAGGGCTATACCTTCATCCTCGGCCGCACCGACGATGTGATCAACGTGGCTGGCCACCGGCTTGGAACCCGCGAGATCGAAGAAGCCATCTCCAGCCATCCGCGCGTGGCCGAGGCGGCGGTGATCGGGGTCAAGGACGAGCTGAAGGGGCAGGTGCCGCTGGTGTTCGTCACCCTCAAGCAGGGCCTGGACGGCGCGGATCCGGCGCCGGTGGTGGCCGAGATGATGGCCACGGTGACTGCGTCGCTGGGCGCTGTCGCGCGACCGGCCCACGTGCACGTGGTCAATGCACTGCCCAAGACGCGATCGGGCAAGCTGCTGCGGCGTTCGCTGCAGGCGCTGGCCGAGCAGCGCGATCCCGGTGATCTGTCGACACTGGATGATCCTGGCGCGCTGGAGGAGATCCGCCGCGCACTGGGACGACTGTAG